The Desulfosporosinus acidiphilus SJ4 genome has a window encoding:
- a CDS encoding MarR family winged helix-turn-helix transcriptional regulator, translated as MEFKLEDSLGFILNKTNTKLKNKLFQRFNDYNVTPEQWSVLNCLWAQEGLTPKELADIIFKDKPNTNRILEKLQMKDLIVRKPHPVDKRAYQVFLTNNGWALREELIPKAMQLLEEATMGIEKQKAAELIRLLNQIYDNLD; from the coding sequence ATGGAATTTAAATTAGAGGATTCATTGGGGTTTATCCTAAATAAGACAAATACAAAACTTAAAAATAAGTTATTTCAACGATTTAATGACTATAATGTTACGCCGGAACAATGGTCTGTCCTTAACTGTTTATGGGCACAAGAAGGTCTTACCCCTAAAGAGTTGGCAGATATCATCTTTAAAGATAAACCAAATACTAATCGCATTCTTGAAAAGTTACAAATGAAAGATTTAATTGTCCGTAAGCCTCATCCTGTTGATAAAAGAGCTTATCAGGTCTTCTTGACAAATAACGGATGGGCATTAAGAGAGGAATTAATTCCTAAAGCTATGCAATTACTGGAGGAAGCTACCATGGGAATAGAAAAACAAAAAGCTGCAGAATTGATAAGACTATTAAATCAAATCTATGATAATCTCGATTAG
- a CDS encoding CoA-disulfide reductase yields MMKKVLIVGGVAGGASAAARLRRLDEKAQIILFERDDYISFANCGLPYYIGETIKEREKLLVQTPEAMKARFNIDVRINSEVIGIDTEKKLVTVRSKEQGIYEESYDDLVLSPGAKALRPNIPGIDSSKIFTLRNIPDTDRIKAYVDHKGINSAIVIGGGFVGVEMAENLIERGLKVTLVEAAPHILAPFDSDMVVMAEKELVENGVDLILADGVKAFKEIGSQIEVTLSSSKVVSADLVILAIGVAPDTAFLKNSGIELGPKGHIVVDERMETNVKGVYAVGDAIEVIDFITGAKTAVPLAGPANKQGRIAADNIAGLNSIYKGTQGTSILKVFSLTAASTGANERTLQKANLPYRVVYVHPVAHASYYPAALQLTLKLIFNDQGQILGAQGIGYDGVDKRIDVIAAAIRLKGTVDDLAELELAYAPPFSSAKDPVNMAGFLAQNVLAGRTHVAAWKDIELSQLNDSILLDVRTEEEFSNGHIPGSLNIPLDSLRDRMGELDKNKQIIGYCQVGLRGYVADRILSQNGYKVLNITGGYKTVSLQEFQPQNSDSESRQSAPGGGEAKNTPQGYFDKSIDACGLCCPGPLMQVKAAMDTLQQGQVLKILASDPGFYEDIKAWAKRTNNQLIDVAKAGGVISAFIKKGAQRDPLKQESAAANLKDNKSILVFSGDLDKAIASFIIANGAAAMGKKVTMFFTFWGLNILRKHEKVNTQKGFMDKMFSMMMPRGSKRLKLSKMNMLGMGGKMIRKVMKDKNVSSLEDLIKAAMCNGVEIVACQMSMDVMGIKQEELLDGIKVGGVGYYLGEAEDSNVNLFI; encoded by the coding sequence ATGATGAAAAAGGTCCTGATCGTTGGTGGAGTAGCTGGGGGAGCCTCTGCTGCTGCACGTTTAAGAAGACTTGATGAAAAAGCTCAGATTATCCTGTTTGAAAGAGATGACTATATTTCTTTCGCCAATTGCGGTCTTCCCTATTATATCGGCGAAACGATCAAAGAAAGAGAGAAGCTTCTCGTTCAAACTCCTGAAGCTATGAAAGCAAGGTTTAACATTGATGTAAGAATCAATAGTGAAGTTATAGGTATTGATACGGAAAAGAAACTGGTTACCGTCAGAAGCAAGGAGCAAGGGATCTATGAAGAATCTTATGATGACCTTGTTCTTTCACCCGGAGCCAAAGCTCTCCGGCCGAATATTCCAGGGATAGACAGTTCGAAAATATTCACCTTAAGAAACATTCCGGATACAGACAGGATTAAGGCCTATGTTGATCACAAGGGTATAAATAGTGCCATAGTTATCGGCGGAGGTTTCGTCGGGGTCGAAATGGCCGAGAACCTGATCGAGAGAGGCTTGAAGGTTACCTTAGTTGAAGCCGCTCCCCACATTTTAGCACCTTTTGATTCAGACATGGTGGTCATGGCTGAAAAGGAATTAGTCGAAAATGGCGTGGATCTTATCTTGGCTGACGGTGTCAAAGCCTTTAAAGAAATTGGAAGCCAAATCGAGGTGACCTTGAGCAGCTCAAAAGTGGTTTCTGCTGATCTGGTCATTCTAGCCATCGGGGTGGCTCCTGATACTGCCTTTCTAAAAAATTCAGGTATAGAGTTAGGGCCGAAAGGTCATATCGTCGTTGATGAAAGAATGGAAACCAATGTCAAGGGAGTTTACGCAGTCGGGGATGCTATAGAGGTTATTGACTTTATTACGGGAGCAAAGACGGCTGTCCCCTTGGCTGGGCCGGCAAATAAGCAAGGAAGAATTGCTGCCGATAATATTGCGGGTTTGAATTCGATTTACAAAGGCACTCAGGGAACATCGATTCTCAAAGTTTTCAGTTTAACGGCGGCCAGCACAGGAGCCAATGAGCGCACTCTGCAAAAAGCAAATCTGCCTTACCGGGTTGTCTATGTTCATCCTGTGGCTCACGCCTCTTATTACCCGGCTGCTTTACAGCTGACTTTGAAACTGATTTTTAATGATCAGGGACAAATATTGGGAGCCCAGGGAATCGGTTACGATGGCGTTGATAAACGAATCGATGTTATTGCAGCTGCTATTCGCTTAAAAGGCACGGTCGACGATTTAGCGGAATTGGAATTAGCCTATGCTCCGCCCTTCTCATCGGCCAAAGACCCTGTCAATATGGCTGGATTTCTGGCTCAAAACGTTCTGGCGGGAAGAACTCATGTGGCGGCCTGGAAGGATATTGAGTTGTCTCAACTTAACGATTCAATCCTTCTCGATGTGCGAACGGAAGAGGAATTCAGCAATGGACACATACCCGGTTCTCTCAACATTCCCCTGGATAGCTTAAGAGATAGAATGGGTGAGCTCGATAAGAACAAACAGATCATTGGCTACTGTCAGGTAGGTTTAAGGGGTTACGTTGCCGACAGGATTTTGAGCCAAAATGGCTATAAGGTATTAAATATTACCGGCGGCTATAAAACTGTCTCTCTGCAAGAATTCCAGCCTCAAAACTCAGACTCCGAGAGTCGGCAGTCCGCTCCGGGAGGCGGAGAGGCAAAGAATACACCTCAGGGGTATTTTGATAAAAGTATTGATGCCTGCGGGTTGTGCTGTCCCGGACCATTAATGCAGGTGAAAGCGGCTATGGACACTTTACAACAAGGCCAAGTACTCAAGATTTTGGCATCTGATCCTGGTTTTTATGAGGATATTAAAGCCTGGGCGAAAAGAACCAACAATCAATTGATCGATGTGGCCAAGGCCGGGGGTGTCATTTCAGCCTTCATCAAAAAGGGCGCCCAAAGGGACCCGCTTAAGCAAGAGTCGGCAGCGGCAAACTTAAAGGATAATAAGAGCATACTTGTTTTTAGCGGAGATTTAGATAAGGCCATAGCATCCTTTATTATTGCCAATGGAGCTGCAGCCATGGGGAAAAAAGTAACGATGTTTTTCACCTTCTGGGGTCTGAATATCCTGCGAAAACATGAAAAAGTCAACACTCAGAAGGGTTTCATGGATAAGATGTTTAGCATGATGATGCCGAGAGGAAGCAAACGCCTTAAGTTATCTAAGATGAATATGCTGGGTATGGGTGGAAAAATGATCAGAAAGGTTATGAAGGATAAAAACGTTTCTTCCCTTGAAGACCTCATCAAGGCCGCAATGTGCAATGGAGTAGAGATAGTAGCCTGCCAAATGTCAATGGATGTCATGGGGATCAAACAAGAGGAATTACTCGACGGCATTAAAGTTGGCGGAGTCGGTTATTATTTAGGGGAAGCAGAGGATTCCAACGTAAATTTGTTTATCTAA
- a CDS encoding RNA polymerase sigma factor, whose translation MQIKRNIYGPDSAENQDSFEELISKNEDKILNLIYGMTGDYHLAQDLTQESFLKAFLSKQSFNGQAKFSTWLYRIAVNTTIDYKRKSCVRKENSSEEIENINNTTEPDPDNKCQKTAMKEILFKAISQLPDQQREIFTLREINGCSTKEVAEILSISNELVKWRLHKARTMLRKSLSNGNMYKNIGSFKLGPAGIE comes from the coding sequence ATGCAAATCAAGCGTAACATTTATGGACCGGATAGTGCGGAAAATCAAGATAGTTTTGAAGAACTAATTAGTAAGAATGAAGATAAAATATTGAATCTCATTTACGGTATGACTGGAGATTATCATCTGGCTCAAGATTTAACTCAAGAATCATTCTTAAAAGCCTTTCTATCCAAGCAATCATTTAATGGCCAAGCTAAATTCTCAACATGGTTATATCGTATCGCGGTTAATACAACTATTGACTACAAACGTAAAAGCTGTGTACGGAAGGAGAACTCCTCTGAAGAAATAGAGAATATAAATAATACCACAGAGCCAGACCCTGATAATAAATGTCAAAAAACTGCAATGAAGGAAATTCTCTTTAAAGCTATCTCTCAGCTCCCCGATCAGCAGCGGGAAATCTTTACTCTCAGAGAAATTAACGGCTGCTCTACTAAAGAAGTTGCCGAAATCCTATCTATATCGAACGAACTTGTGAAATGGCGCTTGCACAAAGCTCGTACGATGCTTCGGAAATCTTTGTCCAATGGTAATATGTATAAAAATATAGGTTCGTTTAAATTAGGACCTGCTGGTATAGAATGA
- a CDS encoding CDGSH iron-sulfur domain-containing protein, which translates to MEQPVIAQKSPIPVDLKKGETYYYCTCGKSAKQPFCNGAHEGTSFTPTAFTAQKDETAYLCACKHTKNPPYCDGTHNNL; encoded by the coding sequence ATGGAGCAACCTGTTATCGCCCAAAAGTCCCCCATCCCTGTGGACCTTAAAAAAGGTGAAACATATTATTACTGCACCTGTGGAAAAAGTGCTAAGCAACCATTTTGCAATGGAGCACACGAAGGGACCTCTTTTACACCAACCGCATTTACAGCACAAAAAGATGAAACAGCGTACCTGTGTGCATGTAAACACACCAAGAATCCACCTTACTGCGATGGAACGCATAATAATCTATAA
- a CDS encoding thioredoxin family protein produces MSIESAIQIQTEAQLEKLKSEVELMILYFSSKTCNVCRAVFPKLMNLVEGYPVKVVTISIDEQREIAGQALVFTVPTVLIVHEGREILRESRFIDFRNIERILNHFA; encoded by the coding sequence ATGAGTATTGAATCTGCGATTCAAATTCAAACAGAAGCGCAGCTTGAGAAGTTAAAGTCTGAGGTGGAATTGATGATTCTCTATTTTTCCTCGAAGACTTGTAATGTCTGCCGGGCTGTTTTTCCTAAGTTGATGAATCTCGTTGAGGGGTATCCGGTTAAGGTCGTCACGATATCTATTGATGAACAGAGGGAAATAGCCGGGCAAGCCTTGGTATTTACAGTGCCGACAGTTTTGATAGTTCATGAAGGCCGAGAAATTCTGCGGGAAAGCAGATTTATTGATTTCCGGAATATAGAAAGAATCTTAAATCACTTTGCCTAA
- a CDS encoding PaaI family thioesterase, which produces MKQKVLKKQQNSKKCLVCGLKNDLGLKASFYETDMNELIAIFNPLEEHQSYPGRLHGGIAGAILDETIGRAIMIQDDTIWGVTVELNIKYKKPIPLDEELRVVGRITKDSKRLFEGTGEILLPDGEIAATAWGKYMKMPIDKIADFNEDEQEWRIVSSKNEPTEIEV; this is translated from the coding sequence ATGAAACAGAAAGTCCTAAAGAAACAGCAAAATAGTAAGAAATGCTTAGTCTGCGGCTTAAAGAATGACCTCGGATTAAAAGCGTCTTTTTACGAAACCGACATGAATGAATTGATTGCTATCTTTAACCCCCTTGAGGAACACCAAAGTTATCCGGGAAGACTGCACGGCGGAATTGCTGGAGCAATCTTGGATGAAACGATTGGCAGAGCAATCATGATCCAGGATGATACGATTTGGGGAGTTACCGTTGAATTGAATATAAAATATAAAAAGCCTATTCCCCTGGATGAAGAATTACGAGTTGTGGGCAGAATTACTAAAGATTCTAAACGATTGTTTGAAGGGACAGGGGAAATACTCTTGCCTGATGGGGAAATTGCAGCAACAGCTTGGGGCAAGTACATGAAAATGCCCATCGATAAAATAGCAGACTTTAATGAGGACGAACAAGAATGGCGAATTGTATCGTCAAAAAACGAACCCACTGAAATAGAGGTTTAA
- a CDS encoding AAA family ATPase produces the protein MDSISVKQYIRYIELDRERVPSFSEYPFNLPAIKSLQRLSFHPQVTFIVGENGSGKSTILESIAVAYGFNAEGGTKNFNFTSKATHSGLNNYIKVVKGTQRPRDGFFLRAESFYNFASNIDDLDSESGGPSIINSYGGISLHEQSHGESFFALFQNRFGGKGIYILDEPEAALSPTRQMSMLSIMHDLVGEGSQFIIATHSPIIMAYPQAWIYEIKEGIETVKYEDTEHYQVTRAFINNPKKMLRVLLE, from the coding sequence ATGGACTCAATCAGTGTTAAACAGTACATAAGATATATTGAATTAGATAGGGAAAGAGTCCCATCATTTTCGGAATATCCTTTTAACCTCCCGGCAATCAAGAGTCTGCAGAGGTTATCATTTCATCCGCAAGTCACATTTATTGTGGGAGAAAATGGTTCCGGGAAGTCAACGATCTTAGAATCAATAGCCGTAGCTTATGGGTTTAATGCTGAAGGAGGCACTAAGAATTTCAATTTTACGTCTAAAGCTACTCATTCTGGACTGAATAATTATATTAAAGTTGTCAAAGGCACTCAAAGGCCTCGGGATGGCTTCTTTTTAAGAGCGGAAAGTTTTTATAATTTCGCTTCAAATATCGATGACTTGGATTCAGAATCCGGTGGACCGTCAATCATTAACTCCTATGGCGGCATATCACTGCATGAGCAATCACATGGAGAGTCGTTTTTTGCTTTATTTCAAAATAGATTCGGCGGTAAAGGCATTTACATTCTGGATGAACCTGAGGCAGCTTTATCACCAACGCGGCAAATGTCTATGCTTTCCATAATGCATGATTTGGTTGGGGAAGGGTCTCAGTTTATTATTGCAACTCATTCCCCAATCATAATGGCGTATCCCCAGGCATGGATATACGAAATTAAAGAAGGAATTGAAACTGTAAAGTATGAGGATACCGAACATTATCAGGTTACACGTGCTTTTATTAATAACCCTAAGAAGATGCTACGAGTACTTCTGGAATAA
- a CDS encoding endonuclease MutS2, which translates to MNTDNTLEFNSILETLAKYALSQKAQDKLLSLKPFLSERECKSKMQETTEARKMLEGIGTPPLAAMKELDKILDLTVKGSMLTPEQFTGICDFISSCKRMKKYLKKAEAFNTEIAFYGHSLSSLDMLLEEIERCIRNEAVDDNASPALRDIRRKIENTKSAVNLKLDAILRSKKEWFSDGYVTIRNGRFVLPVKKGYKNQLSGTIVDTSSSGGTYFIEPTAVRKLQEELAVLAIDEENEMRKILYTLTVLVDEHMNELRINKDCMETLDFIFAKAKLSMDMKAIPVFITTERKIVIKQGRHPLLKQDQCVPLDFELGGDLRDEAINGIVITGPNTGGKTVALKTIGLLSMMAQSGLHVPVSQGSVFCMHNSIFCDIGDGQSISENLSTFSSHIKNIVAILKGVSGESLVLLDELGSGTDPAEGMGLAVAILAELIQRGCLFVATTHYPEIKDFAKNTKGLMNARMEFDRENLQPLYKLQIGEAGESCALFIAQRLGFPGHMLKRAQVEAYRGRSSGSSDRNTILFDEDKTKTDADTVPYSKIQKEVPKEKSPSRSESFNIGDCVTVYPQKLLGLIYKRANEKGELGVQIKDKKQLINHKRIKLFIPTSELYPEDYDFSIVFDTVENRKARHQLEKGHDVVIEYEED; encoded by the coding sequence ATGAATACCGACAATACGCTGGAATTTAATAGTATACTTGAAACTTTGGCGAAATACGCACTTTCTCAAAAGGCACAGGATAAATTGCTCTCTCTAAAGCCATTTTTAAGCGAGCGGGAGTGTAAATCCAAAATGCAGGAAACAACAGAGGCGCGGAAAATGTTAGAGGGTATAGGTACGCCGCCGCTTGCGGCCATGAAAGAGCTTGATAAAATTTTAGATTTAACCGTGAAAGGCTCTATGCTGACTCCTGAACAGTTTACAGGTATCTGTGATTTTATTTCTTCCTGCAAAAGAATGAAGAAATATCTTAAAAAGGCTGAAGCGTTTAATACGGAGATCGCCTTTTATGGTCATTCTTTAAGTTCTCTCGACATGCTCTTAGAGGAGATTGAGCGCTGCATCAGAAATGAAGCGGTGGACGATAACGCTTCTCCCGCTCTTCGGGATATACGCAGAAAAATAGAGAACACAAAATCAGCCGTTAATCTAAAGCTTGACGCTATCCTTCGCAGTAAAAAAGAATGGTTCAGTGATGGATATGTCACCATCCGTAACGGACGGTTTGTCTTGCCGGTTAAAAAAGGCTATAAAAATCAGTTAAGCGGTACAATAGTTGATACTTCGAGTTCAGGCGGCACGTATTTTATTGAGCCTACAGCCGTTAGAAAACTGCAGGAAGAACTGGCCGTTTTAGCAATTGATGAAGAGAATGAGATGAGAAAAATATTATATACCCTTACTGTCCTCGTTGATGAGCATATGAATGAGTTGAGGATCAACAAGGACTGTATGGAAACCTTAGATTTTATATTTGCCAAGGCCAAGCTGTCTATGGATATGAAGGCAATTCCTGTCTTTATTACAACGGAACGAAAAATAGTCATAAAGCAGGGAAGGCATCCCCTATTGAAGCAAGATCAATGCGTCCCTCTTGATTTTGAACTAGGAGGGGATCTTCGCGATGAAGCAATTAACGGTATTGTAATTACCGGGCCAAATACAGGCGGTAAGACCGTGGCCTTAAAGACGATTGGCTTACTGTCCATGATGGCTCAAAGCGGGCTTCATGTTCCTGTGTCCCAGGGCAGCGTCTTTTGTATGCATAATAGTATTTTCTGCGATATTGGTGATGGTCAAAGTATTTCTGAGAATCTATCCACTTTTTCGTCCCATATTAAAAACATCGTTGCCATTCTTAAAGGCGTATCCGGCGAAAGTCTTGTTTTGCTTGATGAGTTAGGTTCCGGTACAGATCCTGCCGAGGGAATGGGACTGGCAGTTGCAATTTTAGCTGAATTAATTCAGAGAGGCTGTCTTTTTGTTGCGACCACCCATTACCCGGAAATAAAGGATTTTGCCAAGAACACTAAAGGACTTATGAATGCACGCATGGAGTTTGATCGAGAAAATCTACAGCCTTTATACAAGCTGCAAATCGGCGAGGCTGGAGAAAGCTGTGCCTTATTTATTGCCCAAAGATTAGGATTCCCGGGGCATATGCTAAAGCGAGCTCAAGTGGAAGCATATCGAGGCAGATCTTCGGGGTCAAGCGACAGAAATACTATTCTGTTTGACGAGGATAAGACTAAGACGGATGCTGATACCGTTCCCTACAGTAAAATTCAAAAAGAAGTTCCGAAGGAAAAATCGCCCTCACGGAGCGAAAGCTTTAATATCGGAGACTGTGTAACGGTTTACCCGCAAAAATTGCTTGGCCTTATTTACAAGAGAGCCAATGAAAAGGGCGAACTGGGAGTACAGATAAAAGATAAGAAGCAGCTTATCAATCACAAGCGGATTAAGCTTTTCATTCCTACAAGCGAACTTTACCCTGAGGATTATGATTTTTCGATTGTTTTTGATACGGTTGAAAACCGAAAGGCCAGACACCAATTAGAAAAAGGGCACGATGTCGTGATCGAATATGAGGAGGATTAA
- a CDS encoding DUF4173 domain-containing protein yields the protein MNFLKSSGTILDKVVKILNTALVLFTFIIVLSAHFRMSLYEQVYGFTYLRVLTHALMAYLFVLLVVTLCKIWHQRTQLLKSYLIISVVSYTLINYVNIDSIIVKNNIERYNKGNPIDITYLTTLSYDVVPKLEELAAGTSDQLLANQLEKGLTNKKQALAKERPWQSFNISMYRASKVLLQH from the coding sequence ATGAATTTTCTGAAATCATCGGGTACTATCCTTGATAAGGTTGTAAAGATCTTAAACACAGCGCTGGTGCTTTTTACCTTCATCATAGTGTTGTCTGCTCATTTCAGAATGTCCTTGTATGAACAGGTATACGGTTTTACTTATCTGAGAGTGCTAACCCATGCTTTAATGGCTTATCTGTTTGTATTGTTAGTTGTTACCTTATGTAAAATATGGCATCAAAGGACGCAATTACTTAAATCTTACCTAATTATATCAGTGGTCTCCTATACACTGATCAATTATGTTAATATAGACAGTATCATTGTTAAAAATAATATTGAACGTTACAACAAGGGAAATCCTATAGACATTACATATTTGACAACTCTATCTTATGATGTTGTTCCCAAGCTCGAAGAACTTGCTGCCGGTACATCGGATCAATTGCTGGCTAATCAGCTGGAGAAAGGGCTTACCAATAAAAAACAAGCATTGGCTAAAGAGAGGCCCTGGCAGTCTTTCAATATCTCCATGTACAGGGCAAGTAAAGTCCTATTACAGCACTAA
- a CDS encoding damage-control phosphatase ARMT1 family protein encodes MNVVLDCIPCYIKQTINTLAQTDISEDEMREIIHQTLPLFPQLDPQGTPAENSTIVLRKVNELLGNKDPFHEAKKESNELALKLLPQLKERIKQSSDPLMMSLKIAVAGNIIDMGILKDFDVEGSIREAMEKNFARDDYSSFQTKLKEAKEILILGDNSGEIAFDRLLAEQLSELGIRVTYAVKDQPILNDATMEDAEHVGMTEQARVISNGSIFLGTVLKDCSDEFLQAYKMADLIVCKGQANYESLEALGKEDQRLYFLLRAKCEIVAENLGVQLGEMVFCLS; translated from the coding sequence TTGAACGTTGTCTTGGATTGTATCCCCTGCTATATCAAACAAACTATCAATACCTTAGCTCAAACCGATATCTCTGAGGACGAAATGAGAGAAATTATTCATCAGACGCTGCCTCTCTTTCCGCAATTAGATCCTCAAGGAACCCCCGCCGAAAATTCGACGATTGTTTTGAGAAAAGTCAACGAGCTCTTAGGAAACAAGGATCCGTTTCATGAGGCCAAGAAGGAGTCTAATGAATTGGCGCTTAAACTTCTCCCCCAGCTAAAGGAGAGAATTAAGCAGAGTTCAGATCCCCTCATGATGTCTTTGAAAATTGCAGTTGCCGGGAATATTATCGATATGGGCATTCTGAAGGACTTCGATGTTGAAGGAAGCATTCGGGAGGCTATGGAGAAAAATTTTGCCCGGGATGATTATTCGTCTTTCCAAACAAAATTAAAAGAAGCCAAGGAAATCTTAATTCTTGGAGATAACAGCGGAGAAATTGCTTTCGATCGGCTTTTGGCTGAACAGCTGTCCGAGCTGGGGATCAGAGTAACATATGCGGTTAAGGATCAACCAATTTTGAATGATGCTACGATGGAGGACGCGGAGCATGTAGGTATGACAGAGCAAGCTCGTGTTATTTCCAATGGCAGCATCTTTTTGGGGACTGTTCTCAAAGATTGCTCCGATGAATTCTTACAAGCCTATAAAATGGCTGATTTAATCGTTTGTAAAGGGCAGGCCAATTATGAATCGCTGGAGGCTCTGGGCAAAGAGGATCAAAGACTTTATTTTCTGCTGCGGGCAAAGTGTGAAATTGTGGCCGAGAATTTAGGGGTTCAACTGGGCGAAATGGTATTTTGTCTTAGCTGA
- a CDS encoding ABC transporter permease, with product MYGVFTRKSFQRAAAYRFDAWTRILGNVIMLFLWGFIWYALYKGKASVGNVTFHSMLSYILISQALQGIHSAGTPLWEIQERVRTGDIAMEMLRPYDYPLRMLFTDLGSILFYFLTAVLPIYTVIFLVFKPTMPVSLSQGLLFIVSAVMGYFIRYCIELTFGLFTFWLVETGGVEDVFYFSIFLFSGSAVPLWFFPKWLEHLALYLPFQGIYFVPNSIFVGQLSGQPLLMALFTQVVWLAACFALLRFVWAKASGKIVIQGG from the coding sequence ATGTATGGAGTGTTCACTCGCAAGTCCTTCCAAAGGGCGGCGGCGTATCGTTTTGATGCCTGGACGCGAATTCTGGGCAATGTCATCATGCTTTTCCTTTGGGGGTTTATTTGGTATGCCCTTTATAAGGGAAAAGCTTCGGTGGGAAATGTTACCTTTCATTCTATGTTGAGCTATATCTTAATAAGCCAAGCTCTTCAGGGAATTCATAGTGCAGGGACCCCGCTGTGGGAGATTCAGGAACGGGTACGGACCGGAGATATCGCGATGGAGATGCTCAGACCTTATGATTATCCACTGCGTATGCTCTTTACTGATTTGGGGAGTATCCTTTTCTATTTTCTTACGGCTGTACTGCCAATTTATACGGTCATTTTTCTGGTCTTTAAACCCACAATGCCTGTATCCCTTTCCCAAGGCCTTTTGTTTATTGTTTCGGCGGTAATGGGCTATTTTATTCGTTATTGTATCGAGCTGACCTTTGGTTTATTTACCTTTTGGCTCGTTGAAACCGGAGGTGTAGAGGATGTTTTCTATTTCTCAATTTTTTTATTTTCAGGTTCAGCAGTTCCTTTGTGGTTTTTTCCGAAATGGCTTGAACATTTAGCCCTTTACTTACCTTTTCAAGGAATATATTTTGTGCCGAACTCCATTTTTGTCGGACAGCTAAGTGGGCAGCCCCTGCTGATGGCACTTTTTACTCAGGTTGTCTGGTTAGCAGCATGCTTTGCTCTGCTGCGTTTTGTTTGGGCTAAGGCATCCGGGAAAATTGTTATTCAGGGGGGATAG
- a CDS encoding ABC transporter permease, giving the protein MLRLLLRGIKMYFYMIGVSIRTQMQYRYAFIMNILGWAMTYAGTAITMWVLLYSFGAIGGWSFWELLFLFALSVLSWGVCVVFFFHFRTLDQFIVQGTFDRFLVRPIHPFFHFMSMKFDVGAFGQFLFSIVAVVLAYGKLHLHWNAGQWLVFGGAVIGGTLIQGGLLIAISALAFWTTRSEQVYWVVMWPAKSLMNYPLTIYPRIVQLAVTFILPFAFVNYLPSLILLGKTSSIYPSCWGMFSILVGVVFFWLCFQFWMLGLNRYKSAGS; this is encoded by the coding sequence GTGCTTCGGTTGTTGCTCAGAGGAATAAAAATGTACTTTTATATGATAGGTGTCAGCATTCGAACGCAGATGCAATATCGCTATGCTTTTATTATGAATATTTTGGGTTGGGCTATGACCTATGCCGGAACAGCCATTACCATGTGGGTCTTGCTTTATTCCTTTGGGGCCATCGGGGGCTGGAGTTTTTGGGAACTCCTCTTTCTCTTCGCTCTCTCAGTATTATCCTGGGGTGTATGCGTTGTTTTTTTCTTTCATTTTCGGACCTTAGATCAATTTATTGTCCAAGGAACCTTTGATCGCTTTTTGGTTCGACCAATCCATCCCTTTTTTCACTTCATGTCCATGAAATTTGACGTCGGTGCTTTTGGGCAATTTCTCTTTAGTATTGTTGCAGTAGTACTGGCTTACGGCAAACTTCATCTTCACTGGAATGCCGGGCAGTGGCTTGTTTTTGGGGGTGCCGTCATCGGCGGAACTCTCATTCAAGGAGGACTTTTGATCGCTATCTCGGCTTTAGCGTTTTGGACCACTCGTTCGGAACAAGTTTATTGGGTTGTCATGTGGCCGGCCAAAAGCCTCATGAACTACCCGCTTACAATTTATCCGCGGATTGTTCAGTTAGCGGTGACCTTTATTTTGCCGTTTGCCTTTGTGAATTACCTTCCGTCCCTTATTCTCTTGGGAAAAACAAGCAGTATCTACCCGTCCTGCTGGGGTATGTTCAGTATTTTGGTGGGAGTTGTTTTCTTCTGGCTTTGTTTTCAATTCTGGATGTTGGGCTTAAATCGCTATAAAAGTGCAGGTTCATAA